A stretch of Glandiceps talaboti chromosome 18, keGlaTala1.1, whole genome shotgun sequence DNA encodes these proteins:
- the LOC144449069 gene encoding paxillin-like — translation MEDLDALLADLQTATSHLQQPKQGGVPEPAPVPTSVTPTHVAGHYQPPPPHQHQHQVKTSTVTTHYHPPDSPLSPPPTSTTSSQYPLVHNGDFASSQAYRSPQQQQPSYQYQQQQQQGPIYEATYPTSPAPQPSHSPTVHTNYSFENRGGIPQQPASNYSTPQKPPAPPQTNYQATPPQTNYQATPPPPPQTNYQATPPPPPQTNYQATPPQANYQAAPSMTSTLNSNLSELDSLLEDLQAAQFAAQVPPSPTPPAGQVTYTTTTTVTTKKMPPAVAPKPKKPEGSNGPAGREVVDHGPSQYSMSSPQQHTVSQPQHATTVHAQMQSPTPRSASTATKELDDLMASLSDFKMTSQGGQQPVTSDVPYSQPQKQPRPQAAPAASVATSTPAPAAPRGSQLDSMLGHLQTDMHRHGVQTVPKGHCAACNKPIVGQLVTALGKTWHPEHFTCAHCQVELGTQNFFERDGQPFCDKDYHNLFSPRCAYCHGPILEKCVTALDKTWHPEHFFCAQCGRHFADEGFHEKDGKAFCREDYFDMFAPKCAGCNHAIVENYISALNVQWHPDCFVCTECRTPFNGGSFFDHEGRPYCEIHYHAIRGSLCCGCNKPITGRCITAMHKKFHPEHFVCAFCLKQLNKGTFKEQNDKPYCHPCFVKLFG, via the exons ATGGAAGATTTAG ACGCCTTGTTAGCTGACTTACAAACAGCTACTTCACATCTTCAACAACCAAAGCAGGGAGGGGTGCCTGAACCGGCTCCAGTACCGACATCAGTGACGCCAACACACGTCGCCGGACACTatcaaccaccaccaccacatcaaCATCAACACCAGGTGAAAACTAGCACAGTAACAACTCATTATCATCCACCTGACTCACCGCTATCACCACCACCGACATCGACAACGTCATCACAATATCCATTGGTTCATAACGGTGACTTTGCATCAAGTCAG GCATACAGATCACCACAGCAACAGCAGCCTAGTTAccaatatcaacaacaacaacaacaaggtcCAATCTACGAAGCCACATACCCTACCTCACCAGCACCACAACCAAGTCATTCACCAACCGTTCACACAAACTACAGTTTTGAGAATCGAGGCGGCATTCCGCAGCAACCAGCATCAAATTACAGTACACCTCAGAAACCACCAGCACCACCCCAAACAAACTACCAAGCAACACCACCACAAACAAACTACCAagcaacaccaccaccaccaccacaaacgAACTACCAagcaacaccaccaccaccaccacaaacgAACTACCAAGCAACACCACCACAAGCAAACTACCAAGCAGCTCCAAGTATGACGAGTACATTGAATAGTAATCTATCCGAATTAGACAGTCTGCTAGAGGATTTACAGGCCGCTCAGTTTGCAGCCCaggtacctcctagccctacaCCACCAG CTGGTCAAGTGACCTATACTACTACAACAACTGTTACAACAAAGAAAATGCCACCAGCTGTTGCTCCAAAACCTAAGAAACCAGAAGGTAGTAATGGTCCTGCTGGTAGAGAAGTAGTTGATCATGGCCCAAG CCAGTATAGTATGTCTAGCCCGCAACAGCATACTGTGTCTCAACCTCAGCATGCTACAACAGTACATGCTCAGATGCAGTCACCAACGCCCAGATCAGCCTCGACAGCCACCAAAGAACTTGATGATTTGATGGCATCATTATCTGATTTTAAG ATGACATCCCAGGGTGGACAACAGCCTGTAACATCAGATGTCCCATACTCCCAACCACAAAAACAGCCAAGACCCCAGGCAGCACCCGCAGCTTCCGTGGCAACTAGTACCCCTGCACCTGCTGCCCCACGGGGTAGTCAGCTGGATTCTATGTTGGGTCACTTACAGACCGATATGCATCGCCATGGTGTTCAAACTGTACCCAAAGGACACTGTGCTGCTTGTAATAAACCTATCGTTGGACAG CTTGTGACAGCTCTGGGTAAAACTTGGCATCCAGAACACTTTACTTGTGCTCATTGTCAGGTGGAACTGGGTACTCAGAATTTCTTTGAGAGAGACGGTCAACCGTTTTGCGATAAAGATTACCATAACTTATTCTCTCCAAGATGTGCCTATTGTCATGGTCCAATTCTAGAA AAATGCGTGACTGCATTGGACAAGACCTGGCATCCAGAACATTTCTTTTGCGCTCAATGTGGCCGCCATTTCGCTGACGAGGGATTCCATGAGAAGGACGGGAAAGCCTTCTGTAGGGAAGACtactttgatatgtttgcacccAAATGTGCCGGATGTAACCATGCTATCGTGGAGAATTACATATCTGCCCTCAATGTCCAGTGGCATCCGGATTGCTTTGTGTGCACC GAATGTCGTACTCCATTCAATGGTGGCAGTTTCTTTGATCACGAGGGTCGTCCCTACTGCGAGATTCACTACCATGCTATCCGTGGATCTCTCTGCTGTGGCTGCAACAAGCCGATAACTGGCCGCTGCATCACTGCTATGCATAAGAAATTCCATCCTGAGCACTTTGTATGCGCATTCTGCCTGAAGCAGCTAAACAAAGGCACATTTAAAGAACAGAATGATAAACCCTACTGTCACCCTTGTTTTGTGAAACTCTTTGGTTAA